One genomic region from Drosophila busckii strain San Diego stock center, stock number 13000-0081.31 chromosome 3R, ASM1175060v1, whole genome shotgun sequence encodes:
- the LOC108604276 gene encoding DNA-binding protein Ets97D has product MDSNNDLSDELMQRLTAGGGLEEVIASEIFEENNIYEDGHDVENEPDDIIVVHMDIREPLSTLKRLVEQKIGVELNYYTFCLQDAQELEPHKNLVDQCVKGEGLVQINVQIQTIRKKINIADVLKPTEAALATIALEDTTQLPAAQETNSSCKSSPPSSPIKAAKKRKIKEESADVDVTDEDKETDVDVAKPVLNWVLDSKFKREQARLKIPEAVSEWTQAHVSHWLEWAIKEFELRDINMNDWCINGQELCAMTHEWFSRKLPRDPGNVFWTHLQLLKECNFVSVVHKQAEELRKPKPTKPSGATTATTSNAGLEQRIMRKSYQSAKGNDSGENSPAPQSPNNYNSVGSGNNGQVQLWQFLLEILTDSEHTDIIEWVGTDGEFKLSDPDRVARLWGEKKNKPAMNYEKLSRALRYYYDGDMISKVSGKRFAYKFDCDLKLLIGYDACELSRLVNERKWTDQQKMAQREGVSDKA; this is encoded by the exons atggatAGCAACAATGATCTTTCGGATGAATTAATGCAACGGCTGACTGCTGGCGGTGGCCTGG AGGAAGTGATAGCCAGCGAAATATTTGAAGAGAACAACATTTATGAGGACGGCCATGATGTGGAAAATGAACCAGACGACATTATTGTTGTGCACATGGACATTAGAGAACCGCTTAGTACACTTAA AAGACTTGTGGAACAAAAGATTGGCGTGGAATTAAACTATTATACATTTTGCCTGCAAGATGCACAAGAA CTGGAACCCCACAAAAATCTTGTCGATCAGTGTGTTAAGGGCGAGGGTCTGGTGCAGATCAATGTTCAAATACAAACTATACgcaagaaaattaatattgccGATGTGCTGAAGCCCACTGAAGCTGCGTTGGCTACAATTGCGCTGGAGGACACAACGCAGCTTCCTGCCGCTCAGGAAACAAATAGCAGTTGCAAGAGTTCGCCGCCCAGTAGTCCAATAAAAGCCGCAAAGAAGCGCAAGATTAAGGAGGAATCAGCAGATGTGGATGTTACGGACGAGGACAAAGAGACGGATGTTGATGTGGCCAAACCAGTGCTCAACTGGGTGCTCGATAGCAAATTCAAGCGCGAGCAGGCACGACTCAAAATACCCGAAGCAGTCAGTGAATGGACACAAGCGCATGTATCTCATTGGCTTGAATGGGCCATCAAGGAGTTTGAGCTGCGCGATATTAATATGAATGACTGGTGCATCAATGGCCAAGAGCTATGTGCCATGACGCATGAATGGTTTAGTCGGAAATTGCCACGCGATCCGGGAAACGTCTTTTGGACGCATCTGCAGCTGTTAAAGGAATGCAACTTTGTATCTGTAGTCCATAAGCAGGCTGAAGAGCTACGCAAACCCAAACCGACCAAGCCAAGCGGCGCAACAACTGCCACCACAAGTAATGCAGGACTCGAGCAGCGCATTATGAGGAAATCGTATCAAAGCGCCAAAGGGAATGACT CTGGAGAAAACTCACCGGCGCCGCAAAGTcccaacaactacaacagcgTTGGCTCTGGCAATAATGGACAGGTGCAACTGTGGCAGTTTCTGTTAGAGATACTCACCGACAGCGAACACACAGACATTATTGAATGGGTGGGCACCGATGGCGAGTTTAAGCTGAGCGATCCGGATCGCGTGGCGCGCCTTTGGGGCGAGAAGAAGAACAAGCCTGCCATGAACTATGAGAAGTTATCGCGTGCGCTGCGCTACTACTACGATGGTGACATGATATCCAAGGTGTCGGGTAAACGTTTTGCCTACAAATTCGACTGCGATCTGAAGCTGTTGATTGGCTACGATGCCTGTGAGTTGTCGCGGCTGGTGAACGAGCGTAAATGGACGGATCAGCAGAAAATGGCACAACGTGAAGGCGTCAGTGATAAGGCATGA